From the genome of Amycolatopsis sp. NBC_01488, one region includes:
- a CDS encoding NmrA family NAD(P)-binding protein encodes MFLVTGATGKTGGATVDLLLARGHHVRAMVRREDARSRALAAAGAEVVQADFLDLDGVTAALRGVSGAYFCYPIRAGLLDATVTFAQAATENGVRSVVDMSQISARREARSNAARQHWLAERVLERTGLLTTHLRPTFFAEWLTSWWELRDGEGLLRLPFGDGRHAPIASADQAHVIAAVLTDPEPHAGAAYSLHGPVELDHHAIARIMAGTLGIPVRYEPIGVEEFTSAMTARGLPAHLVQHLGHVAIDYRHGVFAGTNDVVERIGGLVPRSVEQFVLAHKDTFTANGLYFVP; translated from the coding sequence ATGTTCCTCGTCACCGGCGCGACCGGCAAGACCGGCGGCGCCACGGTCGACCTGCTGCTGGCCCGCGGCCACCACGTCCGGGCGATGGTGCGCCGCGAGGACGCACGCTCGCGCGCGCTCGCCGCGGCCGGCGCCGAAGTGGTCCAGGCCGATTTCCTGGACCTCGACGGCGTCACCGCCGCGCTGCGTGGCGTCAGCGGCGCCTACTTCTGCTACCCGATCCGCGCGGGCCTGCTCGACGCGACCGTCACCTTCGCCCAGGCCGCAACGGAAAACGGCGTCCGCTCGGTGGTGGACATGTCGCAGATCTCGGCCCGCCGCGAAGCACGCAGCAACGCGGCTCGGCAGCATTGGCTCGCCGAGCGCGTCCTGGAGCGCACCGGCCTGCTCACCACCCACCTGCGGCCGACGTTCTTCGCCGAGTGGCTCACCTCGTGGTGGGAACTGCGCGACGGCGAAGGACTCCTGCGCCTCCCGTTCGGCGACGGCAGGCACGCGCCGATCGCCTCGGCCGACCAGGCGCACGTGATCGCCGCGGTGCTGACCGACCCCGAGCCGCACGCCGGCGCCGCCTACTCCCTGCACGGCCCGGTCGAGCTGGACCACCACGCCATCGCCCGGATCATGGCCGGCACGCTGGGCATCCCGGTGCGCTACGAGCCGATCGGCGTCGAAGAGTTCACCTCGGCGATGACCGCGCGCGGGCTGCCCGCACACCTCGTCCAGCACCTCGGCCACGTCGCGATCGACTACCGCCACGGCGTGTTCGCCGGCACCAACGACGTCGTCGAGCGGATCGGCGGGCTCGTCCCGCGGTCGGTCGAGCAGTTCGTCCTGGCGCACAAGGACACCTTCACCGCCAACGGCCTGTATTTCGTTCCTTGA
- a CDS encoding ATP-binding protein yields MALPERETDLRLLLGAVAAAGTGEGSVTVVTGQLGVGKTALLKEVLRAAEADRDGPRVLTAVASRTEQDFDFGIACQVLEPLVAEADERAADRWFAGPAAAARWLFPGAPGWPGWEPGEHNDVLTTHGLVGLLAAISADRPLAVLVDDLHVADRQSLTWLRQCARRIHDLPCALVVTVREGDPGPDRPAIRELWELAKTRVRPANLSEAGVGAVLRAAADSRASDAGFVAACHAASAGNPLYLTEVVRGGHPHRAGPSVLQERLAAQFAVLAPQVRDCARAIAVLGEDVRPWLVEHLTGADSVAVAEAVRALSRLGILGPGCPARFAAPVVRTAIEASMTAQEDLRLRVRAATVFHEAGFAAETVAAQLLEVPAPSPSPWMPEELRTAADAATRRGDPETAARYLRRALLDLPPDGPERGWRLVDLALTEAAFDVSAAIRHLTQAIGLLPSPRERAEAVTLLPLSAFLRPEAAVLAGRVRPEDAGAQAKLRLEARIRLTRCEDPVLLAGAVDRLRELGPEPPIGTLAERELLAVLLHAATLSAGLPARAVAELTDRLLRCAPASSAEFAGTAPLLIISALAAGAVGPTSAWLESAAGEPVRGRPARPASLIAARAAVLAQTGQLTRARSMAWEAHELIGGNLGEAPESLVMALVAVAVITRDERLAATLLEHYDEQALGRAGLHIRAALLMLRGATAAVEDPRGALARFLDCGAALHRAGWRNPALFPWRTWSAWLQRRLGDRVSAGELIDDEVRWARRWGARVAIGRALRIKASLAPGAEADRLVAESIGIARASGDRLELVRALLAEGALLREGGDARADERFREAYRLAEGCGAPWLTGRTAEETTGPGTAAGPSAALSEAEGRVVGFALDGLTNGEIAAEINVSRRAVEKHLTNCYRKLGISGRAELAEVFGAWGFGARSSA; encoded by the coding sequence GTGGCGCTGCCGGAACGCGAGACCGACCTGCGCCTGCTGCTCGGCGCGGTCGCCGCGGCCGGGACGGGGGAGGGCTCGGTCACGGTGGTCACCGGGCAGCTCGGCGTGGGGAAGACGGCGCTGCTCAAGGAAGTCCTGCGCGCGGCCGAGGCGGACCGGGACGGCCCGAGGGTGCTCACGGCGGTGGCGAGCCGGACCGAACAGGACTTCGACTTCGGGATCGCCTGCCAGGTCCTCGAGCCGCTGGTCGCCGAAGCGGACGAGCGGGCCGCGGACCGCTGGTTCGCGGGCCCCGCGGCCGCCGCGCGGTGGCTGTTCCCCGGCGCCCCGGGCTGGCCGGGGTGGGAACCGGGCGAGCACAACGACGTCCTGACCACGCACGGACTGGTCGGCCTGCTCGCCGCGATCAGCGCCGACCGGCCGCTCGCCGTGCTGGTCGACGACCTGCACGTCGCCGACCGGCAGTCGCTGACCTGGCTGCGGCAGTGCGCGCGGCGGATCCACGACCTGCCGTGCGCGCTCGTCGTCACGGTCCGCGAAGGCGACCCGGGGCCCGACCGGCCCGCGATCCGCGAGCTGTGGGAGCTGGCGAAGACCCGGGTCCGGCCCGCGAACCTGTCCGAGGCCGGCGTCGGGGCGGTGCTGCGCGCCGCGGCCGACAGCCGGGCGAGCGACGCGGGGTTCGTCGCCGCCTGCCACGCGGCGAGCGCCGGAAACCCCTTGTACCTCACCGAAGTCGTGCGGGGCGGTCACCCGCACCGGGCCGGGCCGTCGGTGCTCCAGGAGCGGCTGGCCGCCCAGTTCGCCGTGCTGGCCCCGCAGGTGCGCGACTGCGCCCGGGCGATCGCGGTGCTCGGCGAGGACGTCCGGCCGTGGCTGGTCGAGCACCTCACCGGCGCCGACTCGGTGGCCGTCGCGGAAGCCGTACGGGCCTTGAGCCGGCTGGGGATCCTCGGCCCGGGGTGCCCGGCGCGGTTCGCCGCACCCGTGGTGCGCACCGCGATCGAGGCGTCGATGACCGCGCAGGAGGACCTGCGGCTGCGGGTGCGCGCGGCGACCGTGTTCCACGAGGCCGGGTTCGCCGCGGAGACGGTCGCGGCCCAGCTGCTCGAAGTGCCCGCGCCGTCGCCGTCGCCGTGGATGCCGGAGGAACTGCGCACGGCGGCCGACGCGGCGACCCGGCGCGGCGACCCGGAGACGGCGGCGCGGTACCTGCGCCGCGCGCTGCTCGACCTGCCGCCCGACGGCCCGGAGCGCGGCTGGCGGCTGGTCGACCTGGCGCTCACCGAAGCCGCTTTCGACGTCTCCGCGGCGATCCGGCACCTCACGCAGGCGATCGGGCTGCTGCCCAGCCCGCGCGAACGGGCCGAGGCGGTCACCCTGCTGCCGCTTTCGGCGTTCCTCCGGCCCGAGGCCGCCGTCCTCGCCGGCCGCGTCCGCCCGGAGGACGCCGGCGCGCAGGCCAAGCTCCGCCTGGAGGCGCGGATCCGGCTCACCCGCTGCGAAGACCCGGTGCTGCTCGCCGGGGCCGTGGACCGCCTGCGCGAGCTGGGCCCGGAGCCGCCGATCGGCACCCTCGCCGAACGCGAGCTGCTGGCGGTCCTGCTCCACGCGGCCACGCTGAGCGCCGGGCTGCCCGCGCGGGCGGTGGCGGAGCTGACCGACCGGCTGCTGCGCTGCGCCCCGGCGTCGTCGGCGGAGTTCGCGGGCACCGCGCCGCTGCTGATCATCTCCGCTCTCGCCGCGGGCGCCGTCGGCCCGACGTCGGCCTGGCTGGAGAGCGCGGCCGGCGAACCGGTCCGCGGCCGGCCCGCGCGGCCGGCGTCGCTGATCGCCGCGCGCGCGGCGGTGCTGGCCCAGACCGGGCAGCTCACCCGTGCGCGGTCGATGGCCTGGGAGGCGCACGAGCTGATCGGCGGGAACCTGGGCGAGGCACCCGAATCGCTGGTGATGGCGCTCGTGGCGGTCGCGGTGATCACCCGCGACGAACGCCTCGCCGCGACGCTCCTCGAGCACTACGACGAGCAGGCGTTGGGACGGGCCGGCCTGCACATCCGGGCCGCCCTGCTGATGCTGCGCGGGGCCACGGCGGCCGTCGAGGATCCCCGTGGCGCGCTGGCGCGGTTCCTGGACTGCGGCGCGGCCCTGCACCGCGCGGGCTGGCGGAACCCGGCGCTGTTCCCGTGGCGGACGTGGAGCGCGTGGCTGCAGCGGCGTCTCGGCGACCGCGTCTCGGCGGGCGAGCTGATCGACGACGAGGTCCGGTGGGCCCGGCGGTGGGGCGCGCGGGTGGCGATCGGCCGCGCGCTGCGGATCAAGGCGTCGCTGGCGCCGGGCGCGGAGGCGGACCGCCTGGTGGCGGAGTCGATCGGGATCGCGCGGGCGTCGGGCGACCGGCTGGAGCTGGTCCGCGCCCTGCTGGCGGAGGGCGCGCTGCTGCGCGAAGGCGGCGACGCGCGGGCGGACGAGCGGTTCCGCGAGGCCTACCGGCTCGCCGAGGGCTGCGGCGCGCCGTGGCTCACCGGCAGGACGGCCGAGGAGACGACCGGCCCGGGGACGGCGGCCGGGCCGTCGGCCGCGCTGAGCGAGGCGGAGGGCCGGGTGGTCGGGTTCGCCCTCGACGGGCTGACCAACGGCGAGATCGCGGCCGAGATCAACGTGAGCAGGCGGGCGGTCGAGAAGCACCTGACGAACTGCTACCGGAAACTGGGCATCTCCGGCCGGGCGGAACTGGCGGAAGTGTTCGGCGCCTGGGGTTTCGGGGCGCGCAGCAGCGCGTGA
- a CDS encoding ATP-binding protein → MGSPGDDERPALAERTPPAAVGLPPQRGVPGPRLVERDEESALLTGLVHDLGEGRPAVVTVTGGPGSGRSALLAFVAATARQARLRVAHVPCCPSDGTQPFTVLHQVFTTLGGALPPTAAGGPVPGGRVLAGLCRDLAAAVHGRPLVLAVDDLHWADAASRAWLRTLSGLLREIPVLLVVSQTSGLDDWRPAAAAHRVRLRPLGDAAVAGLVRERLGAGADERLAEHAVRGSGGNPAVLTEALNRLRMEPAFAREQAGLFTRIAGERLLRLVDGLPAELVAVLRAVAVGQDGFGPALLAELAGCPPERLAADLARLRALGLVTATGELTEPDAGQRVLGRMTEGDRDAFFTRAAKLGYDHGVANAAVAAILRRTRAIGEPWVVAVLRAAARPGQAGRDGEVTASLKRALQEPLEPALRAAVLIDLGAAELLLDQDAGDRHLAQVVSEVDGPGLGGLRLAAADLLGARGGLHARTLTAAFRRPDVSTAERETLLGLYWLADGDPEDRSTVGGYGMPPLPERPADPARAAVAAVLLARRGLRPARVRGLARAALAQPVAEASSLTVRAAAVRALVLTGDLAEADTHGEEVLARARRECSRTLVARALVERAERHLASGTLDDAAADFADAHELVPPRHWHSMLRARVVAAEARVHLEAGRADLARQVLQRDPIEPGPGLGSAFLLYAKGTVLLGEGRPDRALAALRECGRRLSARGWENPELLPWRSAAAQCLVASGERDAARLLLAEELAAATAWGTRAAVGGAHLAAALTLGPADAASAGHLARAVELLRGSGSHLRFATALVELAAAGDGAAGDHLAEAGVLAARYRWRRVLARLHDLTGRPVADGGHGLSEAQRRVAKLAAAGTSNAGIAVELAVTRRTVELHLTNVYRKLGIGGRRQLAEALASAGLPSGEEG, encoded by the coding sequence ATGGGCTCGCCGGGTGACGACGAGCGACCGGCGCTCGCCGAGCGGACGCCGCCGGCCGCGGTCGGCCTGCCGCCCCAGCGCGGCGTGCCCGGGCCACGGCTGGTCGAACGCGACGAAGAATCCGCGCTGCTGACCGGGCTGGTCCACGACCTGGGCGAGGGACGGCCGGCGGTCGTCACGGTCACCGGCGGCCCCGGCTCCGGCCGCAGCGCCCTGCTGGCGTTCGTCGCGGCGACCGCCCGGCAGGCGCGGCTGCGGGTCGCGCACGTGCCGTGCTGCCCGTCCGACGGCACCCAGCCGTTCACCGTGCTGCACCAGGTCTTCACCACCCTCGGCGGCGCGCTTCCCCCGACCGCGGCCGGCGGCCCGGTGCCGGGCGGACGCGTCCTCGCCGGGCTGTGCCGGGACCTGGCCGCCGCGGTGCACGGCCGGCCGCTCGTGCTCGCCGTCGACGACCTGCACTGGGCCGACGCCGCGTCCCGGGCGTGGCTGCGCACGCTTTCCGGGCTCCTGCGGGAGATTCCGGTGCTGCTGGTGGTCAGCCAGACCAGCGGGCTGGACGACTGGCGGCCGGCGGCCGCCGCGCACCGCGTCCGGCTGCGCCCGCTCGGCGACGCGGCGGTGGCCGGCCTGGTGCGCGAGCGGCTGGGCGCGGGGGCCGACGAGCGGCTCGCCGAGCACGCCGTGCGCGGCAGCGGCGGAAACCCGGCGGTGCTCACCGAAGCCCTGAACCGGCTGCGCATGGAACCCGCTTTCGCGCGCGAGCAGGCCGGGCTGTTCACCAGGATCGCCGGCGAGCGCCTGCTGCGGCTGGTCGACGGCCTGCCCGCCGAGCTCGTCGCCGTGCTGCGCGCCGTTGCGGTGGGCCAGGACGGCTTCGGCCCGGCGTTGCTGGCCGAGCTCGCCGGGTGCCCGCCGGAGCGGCTGGCCGCCGACCTCGCCCGGCTGCGGGCGCTCGGCCTGGTCACCGCGACCGGCGAGCTGACCGAACCGGACGCGGGTCAGCGCGTGCTCGGCCGGATGACCGAGGGCGACCGCGACGCGTTCTTCACCCGCGCGGCGAAGCTGGGCTACGACCACGGCGTCGCGAACGCGGCCGTCGCGGCGATCCTGCGGCGGACCCGCGCGATCGGCGAGCCGTGGGTGGTGGCGGTGCTGCGCGCGGCGGCCCGGCCGGGTCAGGCCGGCCGCGACGGCGAGGTGACGGCGTCGCTCAAGCGCGCTCTGCAGGAGCCACTCGAACCGGCGCTGCGCGCGGCCGTGCTCATCGACCTCGGCGCCGCCGAGCTGCTGCTCGACCAGGACGCGGGCGACCGCCACCTGGCCCAGGTCGTGTCCGAAGTGGACGGTCCGGGGCTCGGCGGGCTGCGGCTGGCGGCCGCGGACCTGCTCGGCGCGCGGGGCGGCCTGCACGCGCGCACGCTCACCGCCGCGTTCCGCCGCCCGGACGTCTCGACGGCCGAGCGCGAGACCCTGCTCGGCCTGTACTGGCTGGCCGACGGCGACCCGGAGGACCGCTCGACGGTCGGCGGCTACGGCATGCCGCCGCTGCCCGAGCGGCCGGCCGACCCGGCGCGGGCGGCCGTGGCCGCGGTGCTGCTCGCCCGGCGCGGGCTGCGGCCCGCCCGGGTGCGCGGGCTCGCGCGGGCCGCGCTGGCGCAGCCGGTGGCGGAGGCGAGCTCGCTGACCGTGCGCGCCGCGGCGGTCCGCGCGCTGGTCCTCACCGGGGACCTCGCCGAAGCCGACACCCACGGCGAAGAAGTGCTCGCCCGGGCGCGCCGCGAGTGCTCCCGGACGCTGGTCGCCCGCGCGCTCGTCGAGCGGGCCGAACGGCACCTCGCGTCGGGCACGCTCGACGACGCGGCGGCCGACTTCGCCGACGCGCACGAGCTGGTGCCGCCCCGGCACTGGCACTCGATGCTGCGCGCCCGGGTCGTCGCGGCCGAGGCGCGGGTGCACCTCGAAGCCGGCCGCGCCGACCTCGCCCGGCAGGTGCTCCAGCGCGACCCGATCGAGCCGGGACCCGGCCTCGGCAGTGCGTTCCTGTTGTACGCCAAGGGAACCGTGCTGCTCGGCGAGGGGCGACCCGACCGCGCACTCGCCGCGCTGCGCGAGTGCGGCCGCCGGCTTTCCGCGCGGGGCTGGGAAAACCCCGAACTCCTGCCGTGGCGGTCCGCTGCCGCCCAGTGCCTGGTGGCGAGCGGCGAGCGGGACGCCGCCCGGCTGCTGCTCGCCGAGGAGCTCGCCGCCGCGACCGCGTGGGGCACCCGCGCCGCGGTCGGCGGCGCGCACCTCGCCGCGGCGCTCACCCTCGGCCCCGCGGACGCCGCCAGTGCCGGGCACCTGGCGCGGGCCGTCGAACTGCTGCGCGGCAGCGGCAGTCACCTGCGCTTCGCGACGGCGCTGGTGGAGCTGGCGGCGGCCGGCGACGGCGCGGCCGGCGACCACCTCGCGGAGGCGGGCGTCCTGGCGGCGCGGTACCGCTGGCGGCGCGTCCTCGCCCGGCTGCACGACCTCACCGGCCGGCCCGTGGCGGACGGCGGCCACGGGCTTTCCGAAGCCCAGCGCCGGGTCGCGAAGCTGGCGGCCGCGGGCACGTCCAACGCCGGGATCGCGGTGGAGCTGGCGGTGACCCGGCGAACGGTCGAGCTGCACCTCACCAACGTCTACCGCAAGCTGGGCATCGGCGGCCGGCGCCAGCTCGCCGAGGCGCTCGCGTCGGCGGGCCTGCCCTCGGGCGAGGAGGGGTAG
- a CDS encoding RNA polymerase sigma-70 factor, translating to MSATEAFVAHRNLLFTVAYEMLGSAADAEDVLQETWLRWADVDLGQVRDRRAYLVRITTRLALNRLRTVKRRREAYVGPWLPEPLLTTPDVAEDVELAESVSMALMLVLETLSPTERAVFVLREVFDFGYDEIAAAVGKTPAAVRQIAHRARKHVDARRPREPVSARETRAALESFRRALETRDLQGLLDVLAPDVVLVSDGGGVKQAALRPVASAAKVVRFITGGIGRTAAKLTSAPTVVNGSPGLVLHLDGELDGVMAVRVEDGRITGLYYVRNPEKLTHVEAETALTLR from the coding sequence ATGAGCGCGACCGAAGCCTTCGTCGCCCACCGCAACCTGCTCTTCACCGTCGCCTACGAGATGCTCGGCTCGGCGGCCGACGCGGAGGACGTCCTGCAGGAGACCTGGCTGCGCTGGGCCGACGTCGACCTCGGGCAGGTGCGCGACCGGCGCGCCTATCTGGTCCGCATCACCACGCGCCTGGCGCTGAACCGGCTGCGGACGGTGAAGCGCCGCCGGGAGGCCTACGTCGGCCCGTGGCTGCCCGAGCCGCTGCTCACCACGCCGGACGTCGCCGAGGACGTCGAGCTCGCCGAGAGCGTGTCGATGGCGCTCATGCTCGTCCTCGAGACGCTGTCGCCGACCGAGCGAGCCGTCTTCGTGCTGCGGGAGGTCTTCGACTTCGGCTACGACGAGATCGCCGCCGCCGTCGGCAAGACCCCCGCGGCCGTCCGGCAGATCGCGCACCGCGCCCGCAAGCACGTCGACGCCCGCCGCCCGCGCGAGCCGGTCTCCGCCCGCGAGACCCGGGCCGCGCTGGAGTCGTTCCGGCGCGCGCTGGAAACCCGGGACCTGCAGGGCCTGCTCGACGTGCTCGCCCCGGACGTCGTCCTGGTCAGCGACGGCGGCGGCGTCAAGCAGGCGGCGCTGCGACCGGTCGCGAGCGCGGCCAAGGTGGTCCGGTTCATCACCGGCGGCATCGGCCGCACCGCGGCGAAGCTGACCAGCGCGCCCACGGTCGTCAACGGCAGCCCGGGGCTCGTCCTGCACCTGGACGGCGAGCTCGACGGCGTGATGGCGGTCCGCGTCGAGGACGGCCGGATCACCGGTCTCTACTACGTGCGCAACCCGGAGAAGCTCACCCACGTCGAGGCGGAGACCGCGCTGACCCTGCGGTGA
- a CDS encoding response regulator transcription factor: protein MIRLVIVDDEPMVLAHLRTVLTSADDIDIVGQAQDGAEAVEAAGRFRPDVMLMDLRMPGVDGLTAIERIVKLPDPPALVALTTFDTDSYVLKALRAGASGFLLKSTPPEDLIGLVRVAADGHTVLSKEAARRMVTASAGEHERSQEARERTADLTDRELDMLVCLGEGMSNAAIAAKLHLSEATVKSYVSRMLTKLGCANRTQAGLLAHEAGLAG from the coding sequence GTGATCCGCCTGGTGATCGTCGACGACGAGCCGATGGTGCTCGCGCACCTGCGTACGGTGCTGACCTCCGCCGACGACATCGACATCGTCGGGCAGGCACAGGACGGCGCCGAAGCCGTCGAGGCCGCGGGGCGCTTCCGCCCCGACGTCATGCTGATGGACCTGCGGATGCCCGGCGTGGACGGGCTGACCGCGATCGAGCGGATCGTCAAGCTCCCCGACCCGCCCGCCCTCGTCGCGCTCACGACGTTCGACACGGACAGCTACGTCCTCAAGGCGCTGCGGGCCGGCGCGTCCGGCTTCCTGCTGAAGTCCACGCCCCCGGAGGACCTGATCGGGCTGGTGCGCGTCGCCGCCGACGGGCACACCGTGCTGTCCAAGGAGGCCGCGCGCCGGATGGTCACCGCGTCCGCCGGCGAGCACGAACGCTCGCAGGAGGCCCGGGAGCGCACCGCCGACCTCACCGACCGGGAGCTCGACATGCTCGTCTGCCTCGGCGAGGGCATGTCGAACGCCGCCATCGCGGCCAAGCTGCACCTGTCCGAGGCCACGGTGAAGAGCTACGTCTCGCGGATGCTGACCAAGCTGGGCTGCGCCAACCGCACCCAGGCCGGCCTGCTGGCCCACGAAGCCGGTCTCGCGGGCTGA
- a CDS encoding TIGR03619 family F420-dependent LLM class oxidoreductase has protein sequence MQLGFSLPVFGKAATTPGGIARYAREAERAGAAGLWVGDRLLSPVAPVVSYPGYDTMPEEFHTAHDPFTALAVAAAVTETAVLGSSTINATQYQPANFARLLTSLDVAANGRLLPGLGIGWSPDEYAAVGIPMSERGKRLDDLLDLLETWWTKDTVAHDGVGYAIAESHVGLKPVRKPPVHLAGFGEKSLRRVAERADGWLPVWSVPEQFPADVLTATLAKIRADAEAAGRDPKAIGVALRVNAAPDATPELIAESVKKIVTVLEPDHAFVDITYLTTSVDEHLDLTGTLLDLVAKG, from the coding sequence ATGCAGTTGGGGTTCAGCCTTCCGGTCTTCGGCAAGGCCGCCACCACGCCGGGCGGGATCGCCCGGTACGCACGTGAAGCCGAACGAGCCGGGGCGGCCGGTCTCTGGGTCGGTGACCGGCTGCTTTCGCCGGTCGCGCCCGTCGTCTCCTACCCGGGTTACGACACCATGCCCGAGGAGTTCCACACCGCGCACGACCCGTTCACCGCGCTGGCCGTCGCCGCCGCCGTGACCGAGACCGCGGTCCTCGGCTCCAGCACCATCAACGCCACGCAGTACCAGCCCGCGAACTTCGCGCGGTTGCTCACCAGCCTCGATGTCGCCGCCAACGGGCGGCTGCTGCCCGGCCTCGGCATCGGCTGGTCGCCCGACGAGTACGCCGCCGTCGGGATCCCGATGAGCGAGCGCGGCAAGCGGCTCGACGACCTGCTCGACCTGCTCGAGACGTGGTGGACGAAGGACACCGTGGCGCACGACGGCGTCGGCTACGCCATCGCCGAGTCCCACGTCGGCCTCAAGCCGGTGCGCAAGCCGCCGGTGCACCTGGCCGGGTTCGGGGAGAAGTCGCTGCGCCGCGTGGCCGAGCGGGCCGACGGCTGGCTGCCCGTCTGGTCGGTCCCCGAGCAGTTCCCCGCCGACGTGCTCACCGCCACCCTGGCCAAGATCCGCGCCGACGCCGAAGCCGCCGGACGGGACCCGAAGGCCATCGGCGTCGCGCTGCGCGTGAACGCCGCCCCGGATGCCACACCCGAGCTCATCGCGGAGTCGGTGAAGAAGATCGTCACGGTCCTCGAACCGGACCACGCCTTCGTCGACATCACCTACCTGACGACGAGCGTCGACGAGCACCTCGACCTCACCGGCACGCTGCTGGACCTGGTCGCCAAGGGCTGA
- a CDS encoding DoxX family protein, producing the protein MNTALWIAAALLAVVALTGGVSKTFVSKAKLAATPGGEWTGERGVGFVKTLGVLELLAAVGLILPAALGIAPVLVPVTAACWVLLMVGAMATHLRHGEAKFAALNAAYLAVAVFVAWGRS; encoded by the coding sequence ATGAACACCGCACTCTGGATCGCCGCCGCGCTGCTCGCCGTCGTCGCCCTGACCGGGGGCGTCAGCAAGACGTTCGTCTCGAAGGCGAAGCTCGCCGCCACCCCGGGCGGGGAATGGACCGGCGAACGCGGCGTCGGCTTCGTCAAGACTCTCGGGGTCCTGGAACTGCTGGCCGCCGTCGGACTGATCCTGCCCGCCGCGCTCGGCATCGCCCCGGTGCTGGTCCCGGTGACCGCCGCCTGCTGGGTGCTGCTCATGGTCGGCGCCATGGCCACCCACCTCCGCCACGGCGAGGCGAAGTTCGCCGCGCTGAACGCGGCTTACCTCGCCGTCGCGGTCTTCGTCGCCTGGGGCCGTTCATGA
- a CDS encoding winged helix-turn-helix transcriptional regulator: protein MALPSTYADRNCSLARSLEVVGERWTLLIVRDAFFGVRRFGDFAAQLGIPRAVLTSRLKSLVQEGVLVREEDGGVVEYRLTEKGVALWPVVRALMGWGDAFYSPAGEKRTVRHDADGGRLDPDGRCEECGALVPVPEIRVEPGPGFEPPPGGPDPVSAAINTPRRLLEPVAPHRV from the coding sequence ATGGCTCTTCCCAGCACCTACGCGGACCGCAACTGCTCGCTCGCGCGCTCGCTCGAGGTCGTCGGGGAGCGGTGGACGCTCCTGATCGTCCGCGACGCGTTCTTCGGCGTCCGGCGCTTCGGTGACTTCGCCGCGCAGCTCGGGATCCCGCGCGCGGTCCTCACCAGCCGCCTGAAGTCCCTGGTGCAGGAGGGTGTCCTGGTCCGCGAGGAAGACGGCGGGGTCGTCGAATACCGCCTGACGGAGAAGGGCGTCGCGCTCTGGCCGGTCGTGCGGGCGCTGATGGGCTGGGGCGACGCGTTCTACTCCCCGGCCGGCGAAAAGCGCACAGTCCGCCACGACGCGGACGGCGGCCGCCTCGATCCCGACGGCCGCTGCGAGGAGTGCGGCGCGCTGGTCCCGGTCCCGGAGATCCGCGTCGAGCCGGGGCCGGGCTTCGAGCCGCCGCCGGGTGGCCCCGACCCCGTCTCGGCGGCGATCAACACGCCACGCCGCCTGCTGGAGCCGGTCGCGCCCCACCGGGTGTGA